In Brienomyrus brachyistius isolate T26 chromosome 3, BBRACH_0.4, whole genome shotgun sequence, the following proteins share a genomic window:
- the LOC125738041 gene encoding optineurin-like isoform X2 — protein sequence MTSVYQKSDSDPPQNPSQVHEKGQGGDHSLQEETLQQMKVLIKENMDMKDSLKQNSSSMKERLEELLAWKERQVLEKELLEGKLMEAMRHLEALTKINKEQQEAAVAEDSEVENLKVLMAKLKAEKTDLVAMNSELQLKLSQRFPEDFVAVQFAECTEINRAHDLLISQKDSTFCTVKHEERTVSRLLQSLRMETEKVEKLHHELQAVRNRMLELESWTHLKGKNETQNSGCMEDNDHCCRSNTSTNMDGQIQYGPSVTGDGSYTEVESLKVQTQTLVKDLHGLQSKLEDSEDMKKSLHDKCRDIEGERNQLRAQLVDKQQRYEKTVSQVKEMQQENKKLNEHMEEKKQENNKLRAQLAEKRQGNEKMESQIESKQWQCEKMELQLEKKQQENNKLKVQLEKTQLENKKMESQLEEKQLENKKLKVQLEEKWIENKKMESQLEENKKMESQLEEKQQENKKLKVQLAEKQQEKEKMESQLEEKQQENEMLKKQLDNMSSCMKTEQNNAEEGRRNFAQLKDAHDQLYEEYMGMQKQIRETKEEMNGLNDRLGAAEEALVTKQQKIDEMKQEIFKKEAELETISLFKAQAEVYSSDFYAEREAREKIHEEKERLAEELNNIRKENMQLQEQIECLGRQTVTKLQLRHGSVPCGAGPPGGNVSPG from the exons ATTCCTTGAAACAGAACAGCTCCTCAATGAAGGAACGTTTAGAGGAGCTGCTGGCCTGGAAGGAGAGGCAGGTGCTAGAAAAGGAACTTCTAGAGGGGAAGCTGATGGAGGCCATGCGGCATTTGGAGGCCCTCACCAAAATTAACAAGGAGCAGCAG GAGGCTGCAGTGGCAGAGGACTCAGAGGTGGAGAATCTGAAGGTCCTGATGGCCAAGCTTAAGGCAGAGAAGACCGACTTGGTGGCCATGAATTCTGAACTTCAGCTGAAGCTGAGCCAGAGGTTCCCCGAAGATTTTGTGGCAGTCCAGTTTGCG GAATGTACAGAGATAAACAGGGCACACGATTTACTGATCAGCCAGAAAGATTCAACATTTTGCAC CGTGAAACATGAAGAGAGGACGGTGAGCCGACTGCTGCAGTCCCTGAGAATGGAGACAGAGAAGGTAGAAAAGCTGCATCATGAGCTCCAGGCTGTGAGGAACAG AATGCTAGAACTGGAGTCATGGACACATTTGAAGGGCAAAAATGAGACCCAGAACTCTGGGTGCATGGAGGACAATGACCACTGCTGTAGGTCCAATACCAGCACTAACATGGATGGACAAATCCAGTATGGACCCTCTGTGACAGGAGATGGG TCTTATACAGAGGTGGAGAGCCTTAAggtccagacacagacacttgTCAAGGATCTGCATGGTCTGCAGTCCAAGCTAGAAGATTCAGAAGACATGAAGAAGAGCCTGCATGACAA ATGCAGGGACATAGAAGGAGAGAGGAACCAGCTGAGAGCACAGCTGGTGGACAAACAGCAGCGGTACGAGAAGACAGTGTCACAGGTGAAGGAGATGCAGCAAGAGAACAAGAAACTTAATGAACATATGGAGGAGAAAAAGCAGGAAAACAATAAGCTCAGAGCACAGCTGGCAGAGAAGCGGCAGGGAAACGAGAAGATGGAGTCACAGATAGAGTCAaagcagtggcagtgtgagaaGATGGAGTTACAGCTGGAGAAGAAGCAGCAGGAGAACAATAAGCTCAAAGTGCAGCTAGAGAAGACACAGCTGGAGAATAAGAAGATGGAGTCACAGCTGGAGGAGAAGCAGCTGGAGAACAAGAAGCTAAAAGTGCAGCTGGAAGAGAAGTGGATAGAGAATAAAAAGATGGAGTCACAGCTAGAGGAGAATAAGAAGATGGAGTCGCAGCTGGAGGAGAAGCAGCAGGAGAACAAGAAGTTAAAAGTGCAGCTGGCAGAGAAGCAGCAGgagaaagagaagatggagtcaCAGCTAGAGGAGAAGCAGCAGGAGAATGAGATGCTGAAAAAACAGTTAGACAACATGAGCTCCTGTATGAAGACAGAGCAGAATAACGCTGAGGAGGGGAG AAGGAATTTCGCTCAGCTGAAGGATGCTCATGACCAACTGTATGAGGAATATATGGGGATGCAGAAGCAAATCAGAGAAACTAAG GAAGAGATGAATGGCCTTAATGACAGGCTGGGAGCCGCGGAAGAAGCCCTGGTAACCAAACAACAGAAGATTGACGAGATGAAGCAGGAAATATTCAAGAAGGAGGCGGAACTGGAGACTATCTCTTTGTTCAAGGCACAG GCAGAAGTGTACTCATCAGACTTCTACGCAGAGAGAGAAGCAAGGGAGAAGATCCATGAGGAGAAGGAGCGCTTGGCTGAGGAGTTGAACAATataaggaaggagaacatgcagctgcaggagCAAATTGAGTGTCTGGGCAG GCAAACCGTGACAAAGCTACAGCTCCGCCATGGGTCAGTGCCATGTGGGGCcggtccaccagggggcaatgTATCTCCAG GATAA
- the LOC125738041 gene encoding optineurin-like isoform X1, whose protein sequence is MTSVYQKSDSDPPQNPSQVHEKGQGGDHSLQEETLQQMKVLIKENMDMKDSLKQNSSSMKERLEELLAWKERQVLEKELLEGKLMEAMRHLEALTKINKEQQEAAVAEDSEVENLKVLMAKLKAEKTDLVAMNSELQLKLSQRFPEDFVAVQFAECTEINRAHDLLISQKDSTFCTVKHEERTVSRLLQSLRMETEKVEKLHHELQAVRNRMLELESWTHLKGKNETQNSGCMEDNDHCCRSNTSTNMDGQIQYGPSVTGDGSYTEVESLKVQTQTLVKDLHGLQSKLEDSEDMKKSLHDKCRDIEGERNQLRAQLVDKQQRYEKTVSQVKEMQQENKKLNEHMEEKKQENNKLRAQLAEKRQGNEKMESQIESKQWQCEKMELQLEKKQQENNKLKVQLEKTQLENKKMESQLEEKQLENKKLKVQLEEKWIENKKMESQLEENKKMESQLEEKQQENKKLKVQLAEKQQEKEKMESQLEEKQQENEMLKKQLDNMSSCMKTEQNNAEEGRRNFAQLKDAHDQLYEEYMGMQKQIRETKEEMNGLNDRLGAAEEALVTKQQKIDEMKQEIFKKEAELETISLFKAQAEVYSSDFYAEREAREKIHEEKERLAEELNNIRKENMQLQEQIECLGRQTVTKLQLRHGSVPCGAGPPGGNVSPAVNHDLDITEFPCPKCNEIQPDMDSLQIHIMECIT, encoded by the exons ATTCCTTGAAACAGAACAGCTCCTCAATGAAGGAACGTTTAGAGGAGCTGCTGGCCTGGAAGGAGAGGCAGGTGCTAGAAAAGGAACTTCTAGAGGGGAAGCTGATGGAGGCCATGCGGCATTTGGAGGCCCTCACCAAAATTAACAAGGAGCAGCAG GAGGCTGCAGTGGCAGAGGACTCAGAGGTGGAGAATCTGAAGGTCCTGATGGCCAAGCTTAAGGCAGAGAAGACCGACTTGGTGGCCATGAATTCTGAACTTCAGCTGAAGCTGAGCCAGAGGTTCCCCGAAGATTTTGTGGCAGTCCAGTTTGCG GAATGTACAGAGATAAACAGGGCACACGATTTACTGATCAGCCAGAAAGATTCAACATTTTGCAC CGTGAAACATGAAGAGAGGACGGTGAGCCGACTGCTGCAGTCCCTGAGAATGGAGACAGAGAAGGTAGAAAAGCTGCATCATGAGCTCCAGGCTGTGAGGAACAG AATGCTAGAACTGGAGTCATGGACACATTTGAAGGGCAAAAATGAGACCCAGAACTCTGGGTGCATGGAGGACAATGACCACTGCTGTAGGTCCAATACCAGCACTAACATGGATGGACAAATCCAGTATGGACCCTCTGTGACAGGAGATGGG TCTTATACAGAGGTGGAGAGCCTTAAggtccagacacagacacttgTCAAGGATCTGCATGGTCTGCAGTCCAAGCTAGAAGATTCAGAAGACATGAAGAAGAGCCTGCATGACAA ATGCAGGGACATAGAAGGAGAGAGGAACCAGCTGAGAGCACAGCTGGTGGACAAACAGCAGCGGTACGAGAAGACAGTGTCACAGGTGAAGGAGATGCAGCAAGAGAACAAGAAACTTAATGAACATATGGAGGAGAAAAAGCAGGAAAACAATAAGCTCAGAGCACAGCTGGCAGAGAAGCGGCAGGGAAACGAGAAGATGGAGTCACAGATAGAGTCAaagcagtggcagtgtgagaaGATGGAGTTACAGCTGGAGAAGAAGCAGCAGGAGAACAATAAGCTCAAAGTGCAGCTAGAGAAGACACAGCTGGAGAATAAGAAGATGGAGTCACAGCTGGAGGAGAAGCAGCTGGAGAACAAGAAGCTAAAAGTGCAGCTGGAAGAGAAGTGGATAGAGAATAAAAAGATGGAGTCACAGCTAGAGGAGAATAAGAAGATGGAGTCGCAGCTGGAGGAGAAGCAGCAGGAGAACAAGAAGTTAAAAGTGCAGCTGGCAGAGAAGCAGCAGgagaaagagaagatggagtcaCAGCTAGAGGAGAAGCAGCAGGAGAATGAGATGCTGAAAAAACAGTTAGACAACATGAGCTCCTGTATGAAGACAGAGCAGAATAACGCTGAGGAGGGGAG AAGGAATTTCGCTCAGCTGAAGGATGCTCATGACCAACTGTATGAGGAATATATGGGGATGCAGAAGCAAATCAGAGAAACTAAG GAAGAGATGAATGGCCTTAATGACAGGCTGGGAGCCGCGGAAGAAGCCCTGGTAACCAAACAACAGAAGATTGACGAGATGAAGCAGGAAATATTCAAGAAGGAGGCGGAACTGGAGACTATCTCTTTGTTCAAGGCACAG GCAGAAGTGTACTCATCAGACTTCTACGCAGAGAGAGAAGCAAGGGAGAAGATCCATGAGGAGAAGGAGCGCTTGGCTGAGGAGTTGAACAATataaggaaggagaacatgcagctgcaggagCAAATTGAGTGTCTGGGCAG GCAAACCGTGACAAAGCTACAGCTCCGCCATGGGTCAGTGCCATGTGGGGCcggtccaccagggggcaatgTATCTCCAG CTGTCAACCATGATTTGGACATCACTGAGTTCCCTTGCCCCAAATGCAACGAGATCCAGCCAGACATGGATAGCTTACAGATCCACATCATGGAGTGCATAACCTGA